The Streptomyces sp. NBC_00691 genome has a segment encoding these proteins:
- a CDS encoding Lrp/AsnC family transcriptional regulator — MTTGESVLGEADLSLIHALQMAPRASWTQLSAVLGASPDTLARRWEHLTAGGYAWSSLLAARHGSDEMLYAWVELECAAGTSEATATEVAGDRHTLGVHQVTGDADLVLLVISPDLYALDGYLAGRVRRLPGVLRCRTQVVTRMHNRPYRSRIEQLTPGQVRLLTELTGGDRRPRTHARPFPNLTGLDHRLIAELAGDARRSAAELARQCGTSESTVRRRLDALSAGGALHHHCLPSPRFSGRPMWAMVTTDVPPLEVPATVAALARLPQTRLVTSVTGPHNLAVAMWLRTVDELHEVTSAFVRAAPALRIAGTALALRTHKIGAQVLGPDGRRTHHIRPDTP, encoded by the coding sequence TGATCCACGCACTGCAGATGGCCCCGCGCGCCAGCTGGACCCAGCTCTCGGCCGTGCTCGGGGCGAGTCCGGACACCCTCGCCCGGCGCTGGGAACACCTCACGGCCGGGGGATACGCCTGGAGTTCGCTGCTCGCCGCCCGCCACGGCTCGGACGAGATGCTCTACGCCTGGGTCGAGCTGGAATGCGCCGCGGGCACCTCCGAGGCCACCGCGACCGAGGTCGCGGGCGACCGGCACACCCTCGGCGTCCACCAGGTGACCGGCGACGCCGACCTCGTCCTGCTCGTGATCAGCCCCGACCTGTACGCCCTCGACGGCTACCTCGCCGGGCGCGTGCGCCGACTGCCCGGGGTGCTCCGGTGCCGCACCCAGGTCGTCACCCGCATGCACAACCGTCCGTACAGGTCCCGGATCGAGCAGCTCACCCCCGGGCAGGTCCGGCTCCTCACGGAACTCACCGGCGGCGACCGGCGACCGCGCACGCACGCGCGTCCCTTCCCGAACCTCACGGGACTCGACCACCGGCTGATCGCGGAGCTGGCGGGCGACGCCCGCCGCAGCGCCGCCGAACTGGCCCGGCAGTGCGGTACGAGCGAGTCGACGGTACGACGGCGGCTGGACGCCCTCTCCGCGGGCGGCGCCCTCCACCACCACTGCCTGCCGTCCCCGAGGTTCTCCGGTCGTCCGATGTGGGCGATGGTCACCACCGACGTACCGCCCCTGGAGGTCCCGGCGACGGTGGCGGCGCTCGCCCGGCTGCCCCAGACCCGGCTCGTCACCTCGGTCACCGGACCGCACAACCTGGCCGTCGCGATGTGGCTCCGCACGGTCGACGAACTCCACGAGGTCACGTCCGCGTTCGTACGGGCCGCCCCGGCGCTGCGGATCGCGGGCACCGCGCTCGCGCTGCGCACCCACAAGATCGGGGCGCAGGTCCTCGGCCCCGACGGGCGGCGGACGCACCACATCCGCCCCGACACCCCCTGA